Part of the Halalkalibacter krulwichiae genome is shown below.
CGATGATATCTGCTGATAGCTCAGGTGGTGTTTTTTCTAGCACCTGTTTGGAAGCTTGTACAATATAGGAAACCGACTCCGTTAATGCTTCTTCTATTTCTTTTGAGTGTACCGTAATTGTTCGTGGAAGTCCACTTACCATGTCACGTCCACGAATGTCAATCTCTTCCTGACGTGCACCCGGAAATACTGTTGCAACTTGTACTTTAATATTCTCTGCTGTGCGCTCACCAATTAACAGCTTATACTTTTTCTTAATATAAGCAAGAATATCAGCATCGAAGCGGTCTCCCGCGACTTTCATGGAAGAGGCGGTGACGATATCACCCATCGAAAGAACAGCAACATCTGTTGTTCCACCGCCTATGTCTACTACCATGTTACCGCTTGGTTGGAAAATATCCATTCCCGCTCCAATTGCAGCAACTTTCGGTTCCTCTTCCAAATATACATTTTTCCCTCCGCTCTTCTCAGCGGCTTCACGAATCGCCTTTTGTTCAACTGATGTGATATTAGTCGGACAACAAATTAGGATTCTAGGCTTAGAGAAAAGACTTTTGACGTTAATCTTGCCTAAGAAATGTTTGAGCATTGCTTCAGTCATTTCGAAGTTTGCAATGACACCGTCTTTCATTGGGCGCAGGGCAACAATATTTCCTGGTGTACGTCCGACCATACGGAACGCTTCTTCCCCTACTGCTAGTACTCTCTTCGTTGTTGTATCAATAGCAACAACAGACGGCTCATTTAGGACAATTCCACTACCTTTGACATATATAAGAACATTTGCTGTACCTAAATCAATTCCAATATCGCGACCAAACATGATTCTTTTTCCTCCCTGTTTTCACGGAACATGATCGTATTATTTATTACGATTTACCTAATTGTTTATTTTATCACAGATGTGGTCACAGGGGG
Proteins encoded:
- a CDS encoding rod shape-determining protein, which produces MFGRDIGIDLGTANVLIYVKGSGIVLNEPSVVAIDTTTKRVLAVGEEAFRMVGRTPGNIVALRPMKDGVIANFEMTEAMLKHFLGKINVKSLFSKPRILICCPTNITSVEQKAIREAAEKSGGKNVYLEEEPKVAAIGAGMDIFQPSGNMVVDIGGGTTDVAVLSMGDIVTASSMKVAGDRFDADILAYIKKKYKLLIGERTAENIKVQVATVFPGARQEEIDIRGRDMVSGLPRTITVHSKEIEEALTESVSYIVQASKQVLEKTPPELSADIIDRGVILTGGGALLHGIDQLLAEELKVPVVVAEEPMHCVAKGTGIILENLDRMSSKKVRL